A section of the Elizabethkingia anophelis R26 genome encodes:
- the rpsF gene encoding 30S ribosomal protein S6, giving the protein MNNYETVFILTPVLSDAQVEEAVKKFEDLIKDNGCEIVAKENWGLKKLAYPIQLKKNGFYTLIEFKGEGDVVANLELAYKRDERVIRYLTTKMDKHAVEYAVTRRTKVKSQKA; this is encoded by the coding sequence ATGAACAATTACGAAACTGTTTTCATTTTGACTCCCGTTCTATCTGATGCTCAGGTGGAGGAAGCAGTTAAAAAATTCGAAGACCTTATTAAGGACAATGGTTGTGAAATCGTTGCTAAAGAAAACTGGGGACTTAAGAAATTGGCTTACCCAATCCAATTGAAAAAGAACGGATTCTATACTTTGATCGAATTCAAAGGTGAAGGTGATGTTGTAGCTAACTTAGAGCTAGCTTACAAGCGTGACGAAAGAGTTATCCGTTATTTAACAACTAAAATGGATAAGCATGCTGTAGAATATGCAGTAACGAGAAGAACAAAAGTGAAATCTCAAAAAGCTTAA